The nucleotide window CGATCGCCCGCGCCAGCAGCGCCTGTGCAATGCCGCGCCCGCGGTGCTCCGGCGCCACCCACACCTGGTACAGCGTGGCCGTATCACCCTCGATATTCACCCACGCCAGCCCGGCCGGCTGCTTGCCCACCTCGGCCAGCAGCGGCAGGTGCCGCGCCGACGCCACTGTCTGCGCCAGCAAGGCCTGCCACGTCTCGTCCGCGCGCGCCTGCGCATCGGCCAATGTCGCCGCGAACGCATCCGGCGAATCGGCCAGCGCCCGCAGGCGGAGCGCCCGCCACGCCGGCCACTCGGCGGCCGTGAAGGGGCGGATCGTGAAGGAGGGTTCAGTCATGGGCTTTGATTGTCGAGTTCACGGAAACCCATTGTAGCGGCCGGGTCACAGCTGTGGCCAAAAAATCGGGGACTGTCGCTCATGTTATTAAGTTAAGCGCTATCCGACACATTGGGAGTGCATGCATTCACCCCAACAGCGAAGGGCTGGGGTCAGACCCGGCGGGTCTGACCCCGGAATTTGCATCTGGGTTGGCTTGTCCCGGTGTTGTCTTGCGACCAGCGCGTCAGTAAAAAGGCCACCCGAAGGTAGCCTTGCGTCGCGGTCGAGGCGCCTGGAATCAGTCGGCGTCGGCGGCGTAGATGTCGCGGTCCTTGGTTTCACGCACGAACAGCGCGCCGATCACGAACGTGACGAGGGCCACCACGATCGGGTACCACAGGCCGTAGTAGATGTCGCCCTTGAACGCCACCAGCGCGAACACCGTGGTGGGCAGCAGGCCGCCGAACCAGCCGTTGCCGATGTGGTAGGGCAGGGACATCGACGTGTACCGGATCTTGGTCGGGAACATCTCTACCAGCATCGCGGCGATCGGGCCGTACACCATCGTCACGTACAGCACGAGGATGAACAGCAGCAGCACCATCATCGGCTTGTTGATCCGCTCGGGATCGGCCTTGGCCGGGTAGCCGGCCTCGCGGATCGCGGTGGTGACCTGCGCCTTGAAGGCGGTTTCCCGCGCCTTGCTGGCCGCATCGAAGTTCAGGTTATCCGCGGTCATGGCGGCGTTGAACGACGTCAGTTCCTTGTCGCCCACCTTGATCATGGCGACCGTGCCGGCCGGTGCATCCTGGCGCGTGTAGTTCACCGAGGAAGCCGACAGCACGCTCGTCGCGATATCGCAAGACGACGGGAATTTCTTCGTGCCGGTCGGGTTGAACAGGAAGTGGCAGGAGGCCGGATCGGCCACCACCACCACCGGCGCGTTGGTCTGCGCGGTTTCCAGTTGCGGATTGCCGTAGTGCGTCAGCGCCTTGAAGATCGGGAAGTACGTCAGCGCGGCGATCAGGCAGCCGCCCATGATGATCCACTTCCGGCCGATGCGGTCCGACAGCACGCCGAAGATCACGAAGAACGGCGTGGCCAGCAGCAGCGCCACCGCGATCAGGATATTGGCCGTGGCCGATTCGATCATCAGCGTCTTTTCCATGAAGAACAGCGCGTAGAACTGCCCCGTGTACCACACCACGGCCTGGCCCATCGTCAGGCCCACCAGCGCCAGGATGACGATCTTGAGGTTCTTCCACTGGCCGAACGCTTCCGACAGCGGCGCCTTCGAGGTCTTGCCTTCCGCTTTCATCTTGGCAAAAGCGGGGGACTCCTGCATGGCCATCCGGATCCACACCGAAATACCCAGCAGCAGCACGGAGACCAGGAATGGAATGCGCCAGCCCCAGGCCTGGAATTCTTCCTCGCCGACGGCCGTGCGGGTGGCCAGGATCACCAGCAGCGACAGGAACAGGCCCATCGTGGCGGTGGTCTGGATCCACGACGTGAACAGGCCGCGCTTGCCCTCCGGCGCGTGCTCGGCCACGTAGGTGGCGGCGCCGCCGTACTCGCCGCCCAGCGCCAGCCCTTGCAGGATGCGCAGCGTGACGAGGATGATCGGCGCGGCGATGCCGATCGATGCATGGCCCGGCAGCAGGCCGACGATGAACGTGGACATGCCCATCAGCAGGATCGTGATCAGGAACGTGTACTTGCGGCCGATCATGTCGCCCAGGCGGCCGAACACGACGGCACCGAACGGGCGGACGATGAAACCGGCGGCAAAGGCCAGCAGCGCGAAGATGAAGGTGGTGGTGGGATCGCCGATGAAGAATTGCTTGGCGATGATCGATGCGAGCGAACCGTACAGGTAAAAGTCATACCACTCGAATACGGTGCCGAGCGAGGAAGCAAAGATGACTTTCTTCTCCTCCTTGGTCATCGCCGTCGACTTGCCCTTGCCCCCAAGGTTCCGCGGATCCGCGGTGCCAGATGTGCTAGCCATGATAGTAGTCTCCAGTTTATCGGTTGTGCCGTCCGGGTAAGTCCCGGTTATTTTGGCCAGCCCAGTGTGGGCGCCGAAACTTACGCGATTCTTTCATGAAACTTACGCGAACCTTACAGCATGGTACCCAATTGGCGCCGCGACCCGCATCTTCCGGAGTCGGCAATGCCTGCCCGGAGCCGCCGCCTGCATCGTCTGGTCGCGCGCAGGGGATGGGACCTGCGCAAGCGGTGTGGTATCCTCCCGCGCTTATAGACTTAAGCAAACGACAAGGATGCAGGAATGATCAAGCACATCGTGATGTGGAAGCTGAAGGACGAGGCGGAAGGCGCCGACCGCGCCACCAACGCGCGCAAGATGAAGCAGTTGCTGGACGCATGCATCGGCCTGGTGCCGGGCATGGGTACCTTCGAGGTGGTCTTGGCCCAGCCGGGCCTGGAAGCGACGTACGACGTGGTGCTGTACTCCGAGTTTGCCGACAAAACCGCGCTGGACGCCTACCTGGACCATCCGCAGCACGTGGCGCTGAAACCGTTCATCGGCGCCGTGCGCGAAGCGCGCCAGTGCATGGATTACGAGGTGTGACGTGACCGCCGTGCGCGAGCTCTTCAGCCTGCACGGCAAGACCGCCCTGGTCACGGGCGGCTCGCGCGGGCTGGGCTTGCAGATGGCGATGGCGCTGGGCGAACAGGGCGCCACCGTGGCGATCGCCTCGCGCCGGCAGGCCGGGCTCGACGAAGCACTGGCCACGCTGGCGGCCCAGGGCATCGTGGCGCACGCCGTGGTGGCCGACCTGGCCGATCCGGCCGCGGCGGACGCCCTGGCATTGGCGGCGCTGGACCGGCTCGGCCACGTCGACATCCTCGTCAACAACGCGGGCGCCAGCTGGGCCGCGCCAGCCGAGGACACGCCGCCCGAGGCGTGGGACCG belongs to Pseudoduganella albidiflava and includes:
- a CDS encoding GNAT family N-acetyltransferase, translated to MTEPSFTIRPFTAAEWPAWRALRLRALADSPDAFAATLADAQARADETWQALLAQTVASARHLPLLAEVGKQPAGLAWVNIEGDTATLYQVWVAPEHRGRGIAQALLARAIGWARERGAAAVALEVTTGDTPAVRLYKRMGFNETGAPVPMANRDGLQEQAMRLLLV
- a CDS encoding MFS transporter, which gives rise to MASTSGTADPRNLGGKGKSTAMTKEEKKVIFASSLGTVFEWYDFYLYGSLASIIAKQFFIGDPTTTFIFALLAFAAGFIVRPFGAVVFGRLGDMIGRKYTFLITILLMGMSTFIVGLLPGHASIGIAAPIILVTLRILQGLALGGEYGGAATYVAEHAPEGKRGLFTSWIQTTATMGLFLSLLVILATRTAVGEEEFQAWGWRIPFLVSVLLLGISVWIRMAMQESPAFAKMKAEGKTSKAPLSEAFGQWKNLKIVILALVGLTMGQAVVWYTGQFYALFFMEKTLMIESATANILIAVALLLATPFFVIFGVLSDRIGRKWIIMGGCLIAALTYFPIFKALTHYGNPQLETAQTNAPVVVVADPASCHFLFNPTGTKKFPSSCDIATSVLSASSVNYTRQDAPAGTVAMIKVGDKELTSFNAAMTADNLNFDAASKARETAFKAQVTTAIREAGYPAKADPERINKPMMVLLLFILVLYVTMVYGPIAAMLVEMFPTKIRYTSMSLPYHIGNGWFGGLLPTTVFALVAFKGDIYYGLWYPIVVALVTFVIGALFVRETKDRDIYAADAD
- a CDS encoding Dabb family protein; the protein is MIKHIVMWKLKDEAEGADRATNARKMKQLLDACIGLVPGMGTFEVVLAQPGLEATYDVVLYSEFADKTALDAYLDHPQHVALKPFIGAVREARQCMDYEV